Proteins from a single region of Chloroflexota bacterium:
- the hemC gene encoding hydroxymethylbilane synthase has product MSGAAPSVLRVATRGTPLARAQTSLVVAALQRVHPRVQCETVVVRTAGDADTARPIADLGERGVFTKALQDALLEGRADVAVHSYKDLPTEPVPGLTIAAVPTRGDPREALVAGSARSLTDLEPGGTLGTGSPRRRAQALRQRPDLNIVPLRGSVGTRVAAQREGRIHATIMAVAGLQRAGLDAAISVVLESPDFLPAPAQAALAVEARTDRPEILALVAAIDDAAARAATTAERAFLHDLQGGCSLPAAALATVNGDELVLDTAVYVEDGWAVRTHRRGPAAEAAALGREAAAETVARGVT; this is encoded by the coding sequence GTGAGTGGCGCGGCGCCCTCGGTGCTGCGCGTGGCCACGCGCGGGACGCCGTTGGCGCGCGCCCAAACCAGCCTGGTTGTCGCCGCGCTGCAGCGCGTCCATCCGCGGGTGCAGTGCGAGACGGTGGTCGTGCGCACGGCCGGCGATGCCGACACCGCGCGGCCCATCGCCGACCTTGGCGAGCGCGGCGTGTTCACCAAGGCGCTGCAGGACGCCCTGCTCGAAGGCCGGGCGGACGTTGCGGTGCATAGCTACAAGGACCTGCCCACCGAGCCGGTGCCCGGGCTTACGATCGCCGCCGTGCCGACGCGCGGCGACCCGCGAGAAGCGCTGGTGGCCGGGTCCGCGCGCTCGCTGACCGACCTCGAGCCCGGCGGGACCCTCGGCACCGGCAGCCCCCGGAGGCGCGCGCAGGCGCTGCGCCAGCGTCCTGACTTGAACATCGTGCCCCTGCGCGGCAGCGTGGGAACGCGCGTGGCCGCTCAGCGGGAGGGACGCATTCACGCAACGATCATGGCCGTCGCCGGCTTGCAGCGCGCCGGGCTGGACGCGGCGATCTCCGTCGTGCTCGAGTCCCCGGACTTTCTGCCGGCCCCCGCCCAGGCCGCGTTGGCCGTGGAGGCGCGGACCGACCGTCCCGAAATCCTCGCGCTCGTTGCCGCGATAGACGACGCCGCGGCACGCGCCGCCACCACCGCCGAGCGCGCGTTCCTGCACGACCTTCAGGGCGGCTGCTCGTTGCCGGCGGCGGCCCTTGCCACCGTGAATGGCGACGAATTGGTGCTCGATACCGCCGTCTACGTCGAGGATGGCTGGGCCGTGCGCACCCACCGGCGAGGTCCCGCCGCCGAGGCGGCCGCGCTGGGCCGCGAGGCAGCAGCCGAGACCGTGGCCCGAGGCGTGACGTGA
- the cobA gene encoding uroporphyrinogen-III C-methyltransferase produces the protein MTAQPGTVHLVGAGPGDPGLITVRGRRILESADVVVFDRLVAPELLETARPDAMRVSAGKAPGGRGPSQARINAQIIEHARAGRSVCRLKGGDPFIFGRGAEEIADVAAAGIPWDVVPGVTSAVAAPAAAGIPLTHRDWASTATLVTGHEGKDKDGAPVDWAAVADASGTIVILMGVATLKSTCEQLIAAGRPSSEPVAVIERATWPDQRITLGTLADIAGTAERIGVSNPAVVVVGAVVRALPGGSE, from the coding sequence GTGACGGCGCAGCCCGGCACCGTGCACCTCGTGGGCGCCGGCCCCGGCGATCCAGGGCTCATCACCGTGCGCGGCCGGCGGATCCTCGAAAGCGCCGACGTGGTGGTGTTTGATCGCCTCGTGGCTCCGGAACTGCTCGAAACCGCCAGGCCGGACGCGATGCGCGTATCCGCCGGCAAGGCTCCCGGAGGCCGCGGGCCGTCGCAGGCCCGGATTAATGCGCAGATCATCGAGCATGCAAGGGCCGGGCGGTCCGTCTGCCGGCTCAAGGGCGGCGATCCGTTCATATTTGGACGCGGCGCCGAGGAGATCGCGGACGTGGCGGCTGCTGGGATCCCCTGGGATGTCGTGCCGGGCGTGACCTCGGCCGTCGCCGCGCCCGCCGCCGCCGGCATTCCGCTGACCCATCGCGACTGGGCCTCGACCGCGACCCTCGTGACAGGGCATGAGGGCAAAGACAAGGACGGCGCCCCGGTCGACTGGGCCGCGGTCGCCGACGCCAGCGGCACAATCGTCATCCTCATGGGCGTCGCCACCCTGAAAAGCACCTGCGAGCAGCTCATCGCCGCCGGGCGCCCCTCGTCGGAGCCGGTGGCCGTCATCGAGCGGGCCACCTGGCCCGATCAGCGCATCACGCTCGGCACGTTGGCCGACATTGCCGGCACGGCTGAGCGGATAGGCGTGTCTAACCCGGCGGTGGTCGTCGTGGGAGCCGTGGTTCGGGCGCTGCCAGGCGGCTCGGAATGA